One region of Amphiprion ocellaris isolate individual 3 ecotype Okinawa chromosome 9, ASM2253959v1, whole genome shotgun sequence genomic DNA includes:
- the ptdss1a gene encoding phosphatidylserine synthase 1: MASVYSGSHTLSKDDVNYRMHFRMINEQQVEDITIEFFYRPHTITLLTCTVLSLMYFAFTRDDGNPDSNLWVGLILVISFFLVISVLAFPNGPFTRPHPAIWRIVFGLSVLYFLFLVFIIFLNWQQVKQLMYWLDPNLRYAKREADIMEYAVNCHVITWERILSHFDIFAFSHFWGWGMKALLIRSYGLCWTISITWELTELFFMHLLPNFAECWWDQVILDILLCNGGGIWLGMTVCRFLEMRTYHWASIKDIHTTTGKIKRAVLQFTPASWTYVRWLDPKSSLQRVMGVYLFMIIWQLTELNTFFLKHIFIFPASHALSWCRILFVGIITAPTVRQYYAYLTDTQCKRVGTQCWVFGAIAFLEALACIKFGQDLFSKTQILYVILWLLCLAFITFLCLYGMVWYAETYGPREKSFSECEDSNYTEFADHVSEGFKGETDVDGDSPTARRRGKGSGKSKSINGLDGQ; encoded by the exons ATGGCGTCCGTGTATAGCGGGTCCCATACCTTGAGCAAGGATGATGTGAACTACAGAATGCATTTCCGAATGATAAACGAGCAGCAGGTTGAAGATATCACCATAGAGTTCTTCTACCGGCCGCACACCATCACGCTGCTGACATGCACCGTGCTCAGTCTCATGTATTTCGCGTTTACAAG AGATGATGGAAATCCAGACAGTAACCTCTGGGTGGGGCTCATTCTGGTCATCTCCTTCTTCCTTGTCATCAGTGTTTTGGCATTTCCTAATG GTCCATTCACAAGACCTCATCCAGCAATATGGCGAATAGTTTTTG GTCTGAGTGTCCTCTACTTCCTGTTCCTGGTTTTCATCATCTTCCTCAACTGGCAGCAGGTGAAGCAACTCATGTACTGGCTGGATCCAAATCTGCGCTATGCCAAGAGGGAGGCAGACATAATG GAATATGCTGTGAACTGCCATGTCATCACTTGGGAGAGAATCCTGagccattttgacattttcGCGTTCAGCCATTTCTGGGGCTGGGGGATGAAGGCCCTTCTCATTCGAAGCTATGGCCTATGTTGGACCATCAGTATTACCTGGGAGCTTACTGAG CTTTTCTTCATGCATCTGTTGCCTAACTTTGCTGAGTGCTGGTGGGACCAAGTGATTCTGGACATTCTGCTGTGTAATGGAGGGGGAATCTGGCTTGGCATGACTGTCTGCCGCTTTTTGGAGATGAGGACCTACCACTGGGCCAGTATTAA GGACATCCACACCACCACGGGGAAGATCAAGCGAGCCGTGCTGCAGTTCACTCCTGCGAGCTGGACTTACGTGCGCTGGCTTGACCCAAAGTCTTCCCTGCAGCGAGTCATGGGCGTCTATCTGTTCATGATCATCTGGCAG ctAACAGAGTTGAACACATTCTTCctcaaacacattttcatttttcccgCGAGCCACGCTCTGAGCTGGTGTCGAATCCTGTTCGTTGGTATCATCACAGCTCCAACTGTCAG gCAGTATTACGCGTACCTTACAGACACACAGTGCAAGAGAGTTGGGACCCAGTGCTGGGTGTTTGG GGCAATAGCCTTTCTGGAGGCCTTGGCATGTATTAAGTTTGGACAGGACTTGTTCTCCAAAACACAGATCCTCTACGTGATCCTCTGGCTCTTGTGTTTG GCCTTCATTACATTCCTGTGTCTGTATGGAATGGTTTGGTATGCAGAGACATATGGTCCAAGGGAAAAG AGCTTCTCAGAATGCGAGGACAGTAATTACACGGAGTTTGCTGACCACGTGTCCGAGGGATTTAAAG GAGAGACAGATGTGGACGGCGACAGCCCCACAGCCAGACGAAGAGGGAAGGGCTCAGGAAAGAGCAAATCCATTAACGGCCTGGACGGCCAGTAG
- the LOC111572053 gene encoding uncharacterized protein LOC111572053 produces the protein MVRKTFVCDESMIITIPIGGLGLREDQLMPEKFHCVFKDSYKLFVIRGKPRPLGAAQTIAGIFLFTLGMIFTDGVTKIFTLPSIVFLVSGMLSYAAGKYPNIHVAKLSFSLNIISFFWSLVAFSLGMAWFYSLNYGKEPTKLSEGVRGLIMSLLVVENFIALFLIYWLSKAVCRPHFNTLPTILLKRGD, from the exons ATGGTGAGGAAGACGTTCGTGTGTGATGAGTCCATGATCATCACTATTCCCATCGGAGGTCTCGGTCTTCGGGAGGATCAGCTGATGCCAGAAAAATTCCACTGTGTGTTCAAAGACTCCTACAAGCTCTTTGTTATCAGGGGGAAACCTAGACCTCTCGGA gCAGCTCAAACCATTgctggcatttttcttttcactcttGGAATGATTTTTACAGACGGGGTCACCAAAATCTTcactctgccaagtattgtg TTTCTGGTGTCTGGCATGCTGTCGTACGCTGCAGGGAAATATCCAAACATACATGTG GCAAAGCTGTCCTTCTCTCTGAACATTATCAGCTTTTTCTGGTCACTTGTGGCGTTTTCTCTCGGCATGGCTTGGTTTTATTCTTTGAATTATGGCAAAGAACCCACCAAG cTGAGTGAAGGAGTCAGAGGACTGATAATGAGTCTGCTGGTTGTTGAAAATTTCATAGCCCTATTCTTGATCTACTGGTTGAGTAAAGCTGTGTGCAGGCCACATTTCAACACTCTG CCCACCATACTGCTGAAACGGGGAGACTGA
- the si:ch211-269k10.4 gene encoding uncharacterized protein si:ch211-269k10.4: MARADIDMDIHKDEDPHTRSSQRDPLIIQQYQATEMMPDKKGPLYDLLQKQPAVLGSLQMISGFLSMGVGILFSVTQDMTQSLFTLFRVSQMTGALFFFAGLVSNLLFKYPALLSASLAINCGCIVVAVVAACLISIDLAKWQSENDEHLKMEVLELCVLGLEVFLSAILCFWFSKEKRAKSN, from the exons ATGGCCCGCGCTGACATTGACATGGACATCCACAAAGATGAGGATCCACACACAAGAAGCAGCCAAAGAGACCCGCTGATAATACAGCAGTACCAGGCTACAGAGATGATGCCGGATAAGAAAGGGCCACTGTATGACCTGCTGCAGAAACAGCCAGCTGTGTTGGGG TCTCTGCAGATGATAAGCGGCTTCCTCAGCATGGGAGTGGGAATTCTCTTTTCTGTAACCCAGGACATGACACAATCTCTTTTCACCCTGTTCAGAGTCTCCCAGATGACCGGAGCTCTC TTCTTCTTTGCTGGACTTGTTTCCAACCTGTTGTTCAAATATCCAGCATTGTTGAGT GCATCCCTCGCTATAAACTGTGGCTGCATCGTTGTAGCTGTTGTTGCAGCTTGTCTGATAAGCATCGACCTGGCTAAGTGGCAATCTGAAAACGATGAACATTTAAag ATGGAGGTGCTGGAGCTCTGTGTGTTGGGCCTCGAGGTCTTCCTCTCTGCAATCCTCTGCTTCTGGTTTTCTAAAGAGAAACGTGCAAAATCCAACTGA